From one Anoplolepis gracilipes chromosome 8, ASM4749672v1, whole genome shotgun sequence genomic stretch:
- the Teh1 gene encoding tipE homolog 1 phospholipid transfer protein isoform X2: MRGSSSELLLEASCSQCQSDREHRGQRRDSDDGDGGDDFHERELRRRKLLELGFGASRRRPPRRTCRQRLNFYATSALAFVATSGGAALLFLVPLYVDPAISTLAADFSPQPVICTTSRREELAGLFNCTWSSCREGCTSDVYKCTHIYVTYTPWSNVTMRNDTRNTTTVAPDVTTTLGAVTAVSSPGDVEAVLLVNIKGCGYPPTVDCENFTRELGYEGAKFPCHYSRVNGSIVMANYNREAQITIIMHFFAAPFVVTLATSVALCVMHCDCRCTPPPRHPPRGMRRSKGNDLSCCMSIKNR; encoded by the exons ATGCGCGGAAGTAGCTCCGAACTCCTGCTGGAGGCGAGCTGCAGCCAGTGCCAGAGTGATCGGGAGCATCGGGGGCAGCGACGGGAcagcgacgacggcgacggcgggGACGACTTCCACGAGCGGGAGCTACGTCGTCGCAAGCTGTTGGAGCTCGGGTTCGGCGCGTCGCGGCGTCGACCGCCACGACGTACCTGTCGGCAGCGGCTCAACTTCTACGCCACGTCCGCCCTGGCCTTCGTCGCGACGTCCGGCGGCGCGGCCCTCCTCTTCCTGGTGCCGCTCTACGTCGACCCGGCCATCAGCACCCTGGCGGCGGACTTCTCGCCGCAGCCGGTCATCTGCACGACCTCGCGACGCGAGGAGCTCGCCGGTCTCTTCAACTGCACCTGGAGCTCGTGCCGGGAGGGTTGTACCAGCGACGTGTACAAATGCACCCATATATACGTCACTTACACGCCGTGGAGTAACGTCACCATGAGGAATGACACCAGGAACACCACCACCGTCGCGCCCGATGTCACGACCACTCTGGGCGCCGTCACTGCCG TGTCCTCCCCGGGGGACGTCGAGGCGGTGCTGCTGGTGAACATCAAGGGCTGCGGATATCCCCCGACAGTCGACTGCGAGAACTTTACCCGCGAGCTGGGTTACGAGGGCGCGAAATTTCCCTGCCATTATAGCCGAGTGAACGGCAGTATAGTGATGGCGAACTATAATCGCGAGGCGCAGATCACCATCATTATGCACTTCTTCGCGGCGCCTTTCGTAGTGACTCTCGCGACCAGCGTCGCGCTGTGTGTGATGCACTGTGACTGCAGATGCACCCCGCCCCCGCGACATCCGCCCCGCGGCATGCGAAGATCCAAGGGCAACGATCTcag CTGCTGCATGAGtataaaaaatcgataa
- the Teh1 gene encoding tipE homolog 1 phospholipid transfer protein isoform X1, translated as MRGSSSELLLEASCSQCQSDREHRGQRRDSDDGDGGDDFHERELRRRKLLELGFGASRRRPPRRTCRQRLNFYATSALAFVATSGGAALLFLVPLYVDPAISTLAADFSPQPVICTTSRREELAGLFNCTWSSCREGCTSDVYKCTHIYVTYTPWSNVTMRNDTRNTTTVAPDVTTTLGAVTAVSSPGDVEAVLLVNIKGCGYPPTVDCENFTRELGYEGAKFPCHYSRVNGSIVMANYNREAQITIIMHFFAAPFVVTLATSVALCVMHCDCRCTPPPRHPPRGMRRSKGNDLSDHSISNRVDRRGHPTYCECGEVTRPL; from the exons ATGCGCGGAAGTAGCTCCGAACTCCTGCTGGAGGCGAGCTGCAGCCAGTGCCAGAGTGATCGGGAGCATCGGGGGCAGCGACGGGAcagcgacgacggcgacggcgggGACGACTTCCACGAGCGGGAGCTACGTCGTCGCAAGCTGTTGGAGCTCGGGTTCGGCGCGTCGCGGCGTCGACCGCCACGACGTACCTGTCGGCAGCGGCTCAACTTCTACGCCACGTCCGCCCTGGCCTTCGTCGCGACGTCCGGCGGCGCGGCCCTCCTCTTCCTGGTGCCGCTCTACGTCGACCCGGCCATCAGCACCCTGGCGGCGGACTTCTCGCCGCAGCCGGTCATCTGCACGACCTCGCGACGCGAGGAGCTCGCCGGTCTCTTCAACTGCACCTGGAGCTCGTGCCGGGAGGGTTGTACCAGCGACGTGTACAAATGCACCCATATATACGTCACTTACACGCCGTGGAGTAACGTCACCATGAGGAATGACACCAGGAACACCACCACCGTCGCGCCCGATGTCACGACCACTCTGGGCGCCGTCACTGCCG TGTCCTCCCCGGGGGACGTCGAGGCGGTGCTGCTGGTGAACATCAAGGGCTGCGGATATCCCCCGACAGTCGACTGCGAGAACTTTACCCGCGAGCTGGGTTACGAGGGCGCGAAATTTCCCTGCCATTATAGCCGAGTGAACGGCAGTATAGTGATGGCGAACTATAATCGCGAGGCGCAGATCACCATCATTATGCACTTCTTCGCGGCGCCTTTCGTAGTGACTCTCGCGACCAGCGTCGCGCTGTGTGTGATGCACTGTGACTGCAGATGCACCCCGCCCCCGCGACATCCGCCCCGCGGCATGCGAAGATCCAAGGGCAACGATCTcag